From the Toxoplasma gondii ME49 chromosome VIIa, whole genome shotgun sequence genome, one window contains:
- a CDS encoding hypothetical protein (encoded by transcript TGME49_205425) translates to MNGPSTNGRPTGGLTASCITINKKDENSELYYQIAQLLGGKGVDFEAVVVKDMCAAVTRRPSCPNAVLDRGELTVIQHSNISTQNFNGYRCMGQQLSWLYAGVDRQSSHR, encoded by the exons ATGAACGGTCCTTCAACAAACGGACGACCGACGGGCGGTTTGACAGCTTCGTGTATCACAATCAAtaagaaagacgaaaacagTGAATTATACTATCAGATCGCCCAGCTACTAGGAGGCAAAGGCGTTGACTTCGAGGCCGTCGTTGTCAAGGATATGTGTGCAGCG GTCACAAGGCGACCGTCGTGCCCGAATGCAGTGCTCGACAGGGGGGAACTAACCGTAATTCAGCACAGCAACATTTCCACACAGAATTTCAACGGATACCGTTGTATGGGCCAGCAGCTGTCCTGGTTATATGCTGGAGTTGACAGGCAGAGCTCACACCGATAA